The following coding sequences lie in one Capnocytophaga stomatis genomic window:
- a CDS encoding GumC family protein, whose amino-acid sequence MDNRVKLSSEETSGNFNLMEQIAPYVSRWKWFVAGGFLALLAAFLYLRYATPLYKASTIIMLKDDNKGGTVNEFSILSDLDIGVKDNVENEVEVLRSRTLSEKAVKKLNLNISYFPLGKTKPDLYNESPVNITIDKLSEAFEKETPLDLEIKGLNDIAYNIYNDGKLLGKYNYGEPVKNEIGQFVVNKSEKHFSKPDYGLSVKVEGLEGAAQAYRRALNVNLMGKNTSVLELSSTNSNKEKAKDYLNTLVDIYNSDAIADRRFISENTSDFLTQRLDILTKEIDAVEKTTEKFKKDNQVTDIVSEANLYTQNTSEFEKRYIDINTRVELIDNVIKGFIDTETTGKTFPMLDALTADPALSAAINEHNKLVLSRNESAVNAGPENFRIKQMDEQIKSLKKAIKENLVLLKSNLNIQKSDISRQQRVLSGRVSSVPTLEREFREITRQQGVKDALYLYLLEKREEAEISTVALAPNAKVIDGAFSSNIPVSPKKKIIYLAALVLGLAIPFIIIYLSTLFDNKIKSKSDIEKYLSAPYLGDVPRTKSDEKIIKANSNSEFAEALRIIRTNMDFVLGNIAENRSKSIFVTSSLPKEGKTFMAMNLAGTFALSGKKTLLIEMDIRNPKIGQYLKLPSQGLTNYLASGDIDINSVIVKVPDFKELYVIPAKVVPPNPAELLMNPKVTEMFDYLKTKFDYIIVDTAPVNLVADTLLTAKNADAFVYVVRENQTTKEMLQKAQKLHKENKLPNMCVLLNDTTAKANDSYGYGYFQEKYQKKPWWKRILG is encoded by the coding sequence ATGGATAATAGAGTAAAATTAAGCTCAGAAGAAACGTCAGGTAATTTTAATCTTATGGAGCAAATCGCTCCCTACGTTTCTCGGTGGAAGTGGTTTGTAGCAGGAGGTTTTTTGGCTTTGCTTGCTGCTTTCTTATATTTGAGATATGCCACCCCACTTTATAAGGCATCAACTATCATTATGCTTAAGGATGATAACAAGGGTGGAACAGTCAATGAATTTTCGATTCTCTCCGATTTAGATATTGGAGTGAAAGACAATGTTGAAAATGAGGTAGAAGTATTGCGTTCCAGAACTCTATCGGAAAAAGCAGTCAAAAAACTAAATTTGAACATTTCTTATTTTCCTTTAGGAAAGACGAAACCAGATTTGTATAACGAATCTCCGGTAAATATTACAATAGATAAGCTATCAGAAGCATTTGAGAAAGAAACTCCTTTAGACTTAGAAATTAAGGGATTAAATGATATTGCTTATAATATTTACAATGATGGAAAGTTGTTAGGAAAATATAACTACGGGGAGCCAGTTAAAAATGAAATAGGGCAGTTTGTAGTAAACAAATCTGAGAAGCATTTTAGCAAGCCCGATTATGGACTATCTGTGAAGGTTGAAGGCTTGGAGGGTGCAGCTCAAGCGTACAGAAGGGCATTGAATGTGAATCTGATGGGAAAAAATACGAGTGTTTTGGAACTCTCATCAACAAATTCTAACAAAGAAAAGGCAAAAGATTATTTGAATACTCTTGTTGATATTTATAATTCAGATGCAATTGCTGACAGACGTTTTATTTCTGAAAACACATCCGATTTCTTAACACAACGTCTTGATATCTTGACTAAAGAAATAGATGCCGTAGAGAAAACTACTGAGAAGTTCAAAAAAGATAATCAAGTTACAGACATCGTTTCTGAAGCGAATTTGTACACTCAAAACACGAGTGAATTTGAGAAAAGATACATAGATATAAATACTCGAGTAGAGCTTATTGACAACGTAATAAAAGGATTTATTGATACAGAGACTACAGGAAAAACTTTCCCAATGTTAGATGCTCTTACTGCGGATCCTGCATTGTCAGCAGCGATTAATGAACACAACAAATTGGTATTATCTCGTAATGAATCAGCGGTTAATGCGGGTCCGGAGAACTTCAGGATAAAACAAATGGACGAGCAAATAAAATCGTTGAAAAAGGCAATTAAGGAGAACCTTGTTTTGTTGAAATCTAACCTGAATATTCAAAAGTCTGATATCAGCAGACAACAAAGAGTATTGAGCGGAAGGGTTAGTTCTGTACCTACTTTGGAAAGAGAGTTTAGGGAAATTACAAGACAACAAGGGGTAAAAGATGCTTTGTATCTGTATTTATTAGAGAAAAGAGAAGAGGCTGAAATTTCAACAGTAGCTTTGGCTCCGAATGCTAAAGTGATTGATGGGGCTTTCTCTTCAAACATTCCGGTATCTCCGAAGAAGAAGATAATTTATTTGGCCGCACTGGTTCTTGGTTTAGCCATTCCTTTTATTATTATATATCTTAGCACTTTATTTGACAATAAGATTAAGAGCAAGTCTGATATAGAAAAGTACTTATCTGCCCCTTACTTGGGTGATGTTCCTCGTACCAAATCAGATGAGAAAATTATCAAAGCCAACAGTAATTCTGAATTTGCTGAGGCACTTCGTATCATAAGAACCAATATGGATTTTGTCCTTGGTAATATTGCAGAAAACAGAAGCAAATCAATATTTGTAACGTCAAGTTTGCCAAAAGAAGGAAAAACCTTTATGGCAATGAACCTTGCTGGAACGTTTGCTCTTTCTGGTAAAAAAACCTTACTTATTGAGATGGATATCCGTAATCCTAAGATAGGTCAGTATTTGAAATTACCTTCTCAAGGACTTACTAATTATTTGGCATCTGGTGATATAGATATTAATTCGGTTATAGTTAAGGTTCCGGATTTCAAAGAGCTATACGTGATTCCTGCAAAAGTAGTTCCACCGAATCCTGCGGAATTACTTATGAATCCGAAAGTTACAGAGATGTTCGATTACTTAAAAACAAAATTTGATTATATAATCGTTGATACAGCTCCTGTGAATTTGGTTGCGGACACTTTACTAACGGCTAAAAATGCAGATGCGTTCGTTTATGTGGTAAGAGAAAATCAAACAACTAAGGAAATGCTACAAAAAGCACAAAAATTGCATAAGGAAAACAAACTTCCTAATATGTGTGTGCTATTGAATGATACAACTGCTAAGGCTAACGATAGTTATGGTTATGGTTACTTTCAAGAGAAGTATCAGAAGAAACCTTGGTGGAAACGAATTTTAGGATAA
- a CDS encoding SusC/RagA family TonB-linked outer membrane protein translates to MKAKKALLFMLLLLGCFHFSVAQTLLVRGTVTDESKIPLSGVGVVVKNTTRGVSTDFDGKFEIQAKAGDVLEFTSLGFITQERTVKGIQNQTINIVLKEDTQQLKEVVVVGFGSQKKENLTGSVASVDAKVLEARPVNSAVQALQGAVSGMNFNVGRGGGELDNNLAFNIRGAGTIGSGSTAKPLILIDGMEGDLNALNPQDIESISILKDAASSSIYGSRAPFGVVLVTTKSGREGRVVINYSNNFRFSNPTNIPRMLDSESFAYYWNDADLNSGSEPTFTPDIIEKIKLYKEGKLTEATDWNDENGDWNKGAKSWANVDWFKEAYREWAPATEHNFSVRGGTEKTNYYVSAGLLNQEGLFRYNTDTFDRYTFNAKLSSQILPYLRLNYNGRFTRTGYERSSFLIGYDGLFFHNIGRKWPTLPKYDPNGHYIYNNDLANFENGRAKDRNDIMVQQLAFVFTPIKDWVTNVELNYSLDNEHSHIPWLPIYRYDKEGRPIPAALIEGYFNNPGASRIYESTKTTDFYNVNVYTSYQKEINGHFLKGMVGFQSELQKTRFLSASREGVYSTDVLAIDATGSENDNVGGNYQHWATAGLFGRINYDYKGKYLFEGNIRYDGTSRFLKDQRWNTFVSASAGWNIAKENFWASLGEFGRKVSEFKLKASYGELGNQNTDNWYPFYSKMKLRPSAGSWFLNGQKPNVAYAPDLISTSLTWEKVASWNAGIDVSAFQNRLNLSFELFKRTTYNMVGPAPQLPPTLGIKPPQINNTDMESKGFDAQISWRDRIGEDFSYGIVFNLTDSRQKITKYPNEIGSLSAPYYAGKYIGEIWGYTTRGIAKTDEEMANWVKDHNQNRLGSDWRAGDIMYENLDDKDEISNGANTLTDHGDLRIIGNSTPRYNYGLMLDFKYKNIDFSLFLQGTAKRDYYINTPHFRGANGPNSYYKAQAHAFPEHLDYFRPEGTNHPLGANVDSYYPRPSFTRGSKNFHTQTRWLQDASYLRVKNIQMGYTFSPDIMNTIGVDKLRIFVSVENAFTFTKLAKMFDPEALEARLGGTGKVYPLSRVISTGLSITF, encoded by the coding sequence ATGAAAGCAAAAAAAGCATTATTATTTATGTTGTTGCTACTGGGGTGTTTTCACTTTTCGGTTGCACAGACGTTATTGGTAAGAGGAACCGTAACGGATGAAAGTAAAATACCTTTGTCAGGTGTGGGAGTTGTGGTAAAAAATACAACTCGGGGAGTAAGTACTGATTTTGACGGAAAATTTGAGATTCAAGCCAAAGCAGGCGATGTACTCGAATTTACTTCTCTTGGTTTTATAACTCAGGAAAGAACTGTCAAAGGTATTCAAAATCAAACAATTAATATTGTTTTGAAAGAAGACACACAACAGCTAAAAGAGGTTGTAGTTGTGGGGTTTGGTTCTCAAAAGAAAGAAAACCTCACAGGTTCAGTAGCCTCAGTGGACGCAAAAGTTCTTGAGGCTCGCCCTGTAAATAGTGCAGTGCAAGCATTACAAGGTGCAGTTTCCGGGATGAACTTTAATGTTGGCAGAGGTGGAGGAGAGTTAGATAACAATCTGGCTTTCAATATCAGGGGAGCAGGTACCATTGGTTCAGGTTCAACAGCCAAACCGCTGATACTCATTGATGGAATGGAAGGAGACCTCAATGCACTTAATCCACAAGATATTGAAAGTATTTCTATCTTGAAAGACGCTGCTTCTTCTTCCATCTATGGTTCAAGAGCTCCTTTTGGAGTGGTTTTGGTTACAACCAAATCAGGAAGAGAAGGGCGAGTGGTTATTAATTACAGTAATAATTTCCGCTTTAGCAACCCGACAAATATTCCAAGGATGTTAGATTCTGAAAGTTTTGCATATTATTGGAATGATGCTGATTTGAATTCAGGCAGCGAACCCACTTTTACGCCGGATATTATTGAAAAAATAAAGCTTTATAAAGAGGGTAAACTCACAGAAGCAACCGATTGGAATGATGAAAATGGCGATTGGAACAAAGGAGCTAAGAGCTGGGCAAATGTAGATTGGTTCAAAGAGGCATATCGTGAGTGGGCTCCGGCAACAGAACACAATTTCAGCGTTCGCGGAGGAACAGAAAAAACAAATTATTACGTATCTGCCGGATTACTCAATCAAGAAGGATTGTTCAGATATAATACGGATACTTTTGACAGATACACTTTCAATGCGAAGCTTTCTTCTCAAATTCTTCCGTATTTACGCTTGAATTATAATGGAAGATTTACCCGAACAGGTTATGAAAGGTCTTCATTTTTGATAGGATATGACGGGTTGTTTTTTCACAATATAGGTCGTAAATGGCCAACTTTACCTAAATACGACCCTAATGGGCATTATATTTACAACAACGATTTGGCTAACTTTGAAAACGGGAGAGCTAAAGACAGAAATGACATAATGGTACAGCAATTAGCCTTCGTGTTTACTCCTATCAAGGACTGGGTTACCAACGTGGAGCTAAATTACAGTTTGGACAACGAACATAGCCATATTCCTTGGTTGCCAATTTACAGGTATGATAAAGAGGGCAGACCGATTCCCGCAGCACTCATAGAAGGATATTTTAACAATCCCGGAGCTTCTCGAATTTATGAATCAACAAAAACGACGGATTTTTATAACGTGAATGTCTATACTTCTTATCAAAAAGAAATCAACGGTCATTTCTTGAAAGGAATGGTAGGCTTTCAGTCCGAATTGCAAAAAACACGCTTTTTGTCAGCATCACGTGAAGGAGTTTACAGCACAGATGTACTTGCAATTGATGCAACAGGAAGTGAAAATGATAACGTTGGCGGAAATTACCAGCATTGGGCAACTGCAGGGCTTTTCGGTAGGATAAATTACGATTATAAAGGAAAATATCTGTTTGAGGGAAATATCCGTTATGATGGTACAAGCCGATTCCTAAAAGACCAACGTTGGAATACCTTTGTTTCGGCTTCTGCCGGATGGAACATTGCCAAAGAAAATTTTTGGGCAAGTTTAGGTGAATTCGGAAGAAAAGTTTCTGAATTTAAACTAAAAGCTTCTTACGGAGAATTGGGTAATCAAAATACGGATAATTGGTATCCATTCTATTCCAAAATGAAGCTACGACCTTCTGCAGGAAGTTGGTTCTTAAACGGGCAAAAACCTAATGTTGCTTATGCACCAGATTTAATATCCACGTCATTGACTTGGGAAAAAGTTGCTTCTTGGAATGCCGGTATTGATGTTTCAGCTTTTCAAAACAGACTTAATTTATCTTTCGAACTTTTTAAAAGAACGACATACAATATGGTGGGACCCGCTCCGCAACTTCCGCCTACTCTGGGTATCAAGCCTCCGCAAATCAACAATACGGATATGGAATCAAAAGGATTTGATGCTCAAATTTCGTGGAGAGACCGCATAGGAGAAGATTTTTCATACGGAATTGTCTTCAACCTTACTGATAGCCGACAAAAGATAACCAAATACCCTAATGAAATAGGAAGTTTATCTGCTCCTTACTACGCTGGGAAATACATAGGAGAAATTTGGGGTTATACCACGCGAGGAATTGCAAAAACTGATGAAGAAATGGCTAATTGGGTGAAAGACCACAATCAAAACCGATTAGGAAGCGATTGGAGAGCAGGGGACATTATGTATGAAAACCTCGATGACAAAGACGAAATTAGTAACGGAGCCAACACCCTAACTGACCACGGAGATTTGAGAATCATAGGTAACAGTACTCCTCGTTACAACTACGGGCTGATGCTTGATTTCAAATATAAAAATATTGATTTTAGCTTATTCTTACAAGGAACAGCCAAAAGAGACTATTATATTAACACACCTCACTTCAGAGGGGCAAATGGTCCTAACAGCTATTACAAAGCACAGGCACACGCATTTCCTGAGCATTTGGATTATTTCCGACCCGAAGGAACAAACCATCCACTGGGAGCCAATGTCGATTCTTATTACCCAAGACCATCATTTACAAGAGGTTCTAAAAACTTTCATACACAAACAAGATGGTTGCAAGATGCTTCCTACCTCCGTGTAAAAAATATTCAAATGGGATATACATTTTCTCCGGATATTATGAATACTATCGGTGTGGATAAACTGCGTATCTTCGTATCGGTTGAAAATGCTTTCACATTTACAAAATTGGCGAAAATGTTTGACCCTGAGGCTCTTGAAGCTCGGTTAGGAGGTACTGGAAAGGTTTATCCTCTTTCACGTGTAATTTCTACAGGACTTAGTATAACTTTTTAA
- a CDS encoding RagB/SusD family nutrient uptake outer membrane protein, translated as MRLIHKTIFTAVLAGMISCNDFLEREPLSDVSPKQFFETESDLAAYTIACYNFPTHAGWGAGTFVIDNGTDNQAGGNASERWKKGEWRVPSANAKDRQGNENDNEDEFSFVKIRSVNYFLEQVEPKIAEGKIKGNTANINHYLGEAYFLRAYEYFKKLRHFGDYPIIKTVLSEDKQVLIESARRRPRNEVARFILEDLDKAVSLLKPSPVENKNRISKEVALLLRSRVALYEGTWLKYHKGTARVPGGPDWPGAKASYLSGFSINIDSEIDYFLTEAINSAKAVADGATLTPNNHVLSGKEVFSNPYFKMFGDVNMASYSDVLLWRGYNADQNGGHRVMNYIKLGAGSGYTRGFVDSFLTINGLPIYADASYQGDETLSKTKQNRDERLQLFMRAPGDYIALTPIETIANYPDFLIVSEQKSVTGYNISKGLNVNSNYLETTNLTETGSIVYRLSEAYLNYIEASYEKNGNLDGTALNYWGQLRTRAGLPQDPNVTISATDLSKENDWAKYSAGKLVDPTLYNIRRERRCEFIAEGMRYDDLKRWRALDQVQNYQIEGMNLWTQMHNEPFYKNADGTSKFKTLPDSQPNMSSSTLSMYVRPYQVVQANNVYYDGFTWTPAHYLVPIAYENFLLTSANGNASSSEIYQNPGWPVSANGTPE; from the coding sequence ATGAGATTAATACATAAAACGATATTTACAGCGGTATTGGCGGGAATGATTTCGTGCAATGATTTTCTTGAAAGAGAACCATTATCGGATGTTTCTCCGAAACAATTTTTTGAAACAGAATCGGATTTGGCAGCTTACACGATAGCTTGCTATAATTTTCCTACGCACGCAGGTTGGGGTGCAGGAACATTTGTTATTGATAATGGAACTGATAACCAGGCAGGAGGAAATGCCTCTGAGAGATGGAAAAAAGGAGAATGGCGTGTTCCCTCAGCCAATGCAAAGGATAGGCAAGGAAACGAAAATGATAATGAAGATGAATTTTCATTTGTAAAAATCAGAAGTGTTAACTATTTCCTCGAGCAAGTAGAACCTAAAATAGCCGAAGGAAAAATAAAGGGAAATACAGCCAACATAAATCATTATTTGGGTGAAGCTTATTTCTTAAGAGCTTACGAATATTTTAAAAAATTGAGGCATTTTGGAGATTATCCGATTATAAAAACGGTACTTTCAGAAGACAAACAAGTGCTCATTGAATCGGCACGTCGTCGTCCTCGTAATGAAGTAGCAAGATTTATTTTAGAAGATTTGGACAAAGCGGTAAGCTTGCTCAAGCCAAGTCCCGTTGAAAATAAAAACAGAATCAGCAAGGAGGTTGCATTGTTATTACGTTCAAGAGTAGCACTTTATGAAGGAACTTGGCTTAAATATCATAAAGGGACTGCTCGCGTTCCGGGAGGTCCGGACTGGCCGGGAGCAAAGGCTTCCTATCTTTCAGGTTTTTCCATAAATATCGATTCAGAAATAGATTATTTTCTGACAGAAGCGATAAATTCTGCAAAAGCGGTAGCTGATGGAGCAACATTAACACCTAATAATCACGTATTGTCTGGAAAAGAAGTATTTAGCAATCCGTATTTCAAAATGTTCGGAGATGTGAATATGGCTTCTTATTCTGATGTACTTTTATGGAGAGGCTACAATGCAGACCAAAATGGAGGGCATAGAGTAATGAATTACATAAAGTTAGGAGCTGGTTCAGGATATACACGTGGTTTTGTCGATTCATTTTTGACAATCAACGGATTACCTATTTATGCCGATGCAAGCTATCAAGGAGATGAAACTTTGTCAAAAACTAAACAAAATCGAGATGAGCGATTGCAGCTATTTATGCGTGCTCCAGGCGATTATATTGCACTGACTCCGATTGAAACCATAGCGAATTATCCTGATTTTTTAATTGTTTCAGAGCAAAAATCCGTAACGGGATACAATATTTCAAAGGGACTTAATGTTAACTCAAACTACTTAGAAACTACTAATTTAACAGAAACAGGAAGCATCGTTTATAGATTATCCGAGGCGTATTTAAATTACATAGAAGCATCTTACGAGAAAAATGGAAACCTTGATGGAACTGCACTTAATTACTGGGGGCAACTTCGTACAAGGGCTGGTCTTCCACAAGACCCTAACGTAACAATCTCTGCGACTGATTTAAGCAAAGAGAATGACTGGGCTAAATACTCTGCCGGAAAGTTAGTTGATCCAACGTTGTATAATATTCGTCGTGAGCGTCGTTGTGAATTTATTGCCGAAGGAATGCGTTACGATGATTTGAAACGCTGGAGAGCTTTGGATCAGGTTCAGAATTACCAAATAGAAGGAATGAATCTTTGGACTCAAATGCACAATGAGCCTTTCTACAAAAATGCCGATGGAACAAGCAAATTCAAAACGCTTCCTGACTCACAGCCTAATATGTCGTCTTCAACTTTAAGTATGTATGTTCGTCCTTATCAGGTGGTTCAGGCAAATAATGTTTATTATGATGGTTTTACTTGGACGCCGGCACATTATTTGGTGCCAATTGCGTATGAAAATTTCTTGCTAACCTCGGCAAACGGAAATGCATCATCGTCTGAAATTTATCAAAATCCGGGTTGGCCGGTATCTGCAAACGGAACTCCTGAGTAG
- the fbp gene encoding class 1 fructose-bisphosphatase, whose amino-acid sequence MAKKTYQTMGEFIIQNQKDFKYSTGELTRLLSSIRLASKAVNREVNKAGLVEDILGDMGEENIQGEVQKKLDVFANEIFIKALTQREVVCGIASEENEFFIPVEASENSHLSKYVVLIDPLDGSSNADVNVTVGTIFSIYRRITPEGTPVQLEDFLQPGNQQVAAGYIVYGLSTMLVYTTGRGVNGFTLDPSIGTYYLSHPNMQFPKDGSIYSINEGNYVHFPQGVKDYIKYCQELEENRPYTSRYIGSLVSDFHRNMLKGGIYIYPSGTRTPQGKLRLLYECNPIAFLTEQAGGKASDGYNRIMDIQATTLHQRVPFFCGSVNMVEKAEEFMAKYPEDRPVY is encoded by the coding sequence ATGGCTAAGAAAACGTATCAAACAATGGGTGAGTTTATCATCCAAAATCAGAAAGATTTTAAGTATTCCACTGGGGAACTTACAAGGCTTTTGAGTTCTATTCGATTGGCTTCCAAAGCGGTAAATCGTGAAGTAAACAAAGCAGGATTGGTGGAAGACATTTTAGGCGATATGGGCGAGGAAAACATTCAAGGCGAAGTTCAAAAAAAATTAGATGTTTTCGCTAATGAAATTTTCATTAAAGCCCTGACACAGCGTGAAGTAGTTTGCGGAATTGCTTCGGAGGAGAATGAATTTTTTATTCCTGTGGAAGCCTCTGAAAACAGTCATTTGAGTAAATATGTGGTTCTTATTGACCCTCTTGATGGCTCAAGCAATGCCGATGTAAATGTAACTGTCGGAACGATTTTTTCAATCTATCGAAGAATCACTCCGGAAGGAACTCCTGTACAGTTAGAAGATTTTCTTCAGCCGGGAAATCAACAGGTTGCAGCTGGTTACATCGTTTACGGACTTTCTACAATGTTGGTTTACACTACGGGTAGAGGTGTAAATGGCTTTACATTAGACCCTTCCATCGGAACTTATTACCTCTCTCATCCAAATATGCAATTTCCAAAAGATGGCTCTATCTATTCCATAAATGAGGGAAATTACGTGCATTTTCCGCAAGGTGTGAAAGATTACATTAAGTATTGCCAAGAGTTGGAAGAAAATCGTCCTTATACCTCACGTTATATTGGTTCATTAGTTTCTGATTTTCATAGAAATATGCTAAAAGGAGGAATTTATATTTATCCTTCGGGAACACGTACGCCACAAGGAAAGCTACGTTTGCTTTACGAATGTAATCCTATTGCGTTTTTAACGGAACAAGCCGGAGGAAAAGCCTCTGATGGATATAATCGAATTATGGATATCCAAGCAACCACTTTGCACCAACGCGTACCGTTTTTCTGTGGTTCGGTGAATATGGTAGAAAAAGCGGAAGAATTTATGGCAAAATATCCCGAAGATAGACCGGTTTATTAA
- a CDS encoding beta-ketoacyl synthase N-terminal-like domain-containing protein — MKIAITGMGSVSALGNSLAEITQSYENNKTHISVNNSLPMAKLSESSRLEVENLKNTTESYRNLDISVLYAICASRKAVSQAGWQDVQFGINIGSSRGATSLFEEHYSYFSQNQKCMTLASPTTTLGNIATWVGQDLKATGFEMSHSITCSTALHAVANGIAWLKSGMENRFLVGGSEAPLTPFTIAQAQALKIYSNLTSDFPCRAMDVTKKQNTMVLGEGAGVFCLEKDAKSNRLALITGLGFATEKLTHSVSLSANGECLQKSMQMALENTSLEEIDVIVTHTPGTIKGDLAEINAIREVFGEKIPILTNNKWKLGHTFGASGALSLEMAILMLQNQTFYGVPYIENQKNIPQKIKKILINAVGFGGNAISLLIEK; from the coding sequence ATGAAAATCGCTATTACAGGAATGGGGTCAGTTTCGGCATTAGGGAATTCTTTGGCAGAAATCACCCAATCCTACGAAAATAATAAAACGCATATTTCTGTAAATAATTCACTTCCAATGGCAAAACTTTCTGAAAGTAGCCGTTTGGAGGTTGAAAACTTAAAAAACACAACCGAAAGTTATAGGAATCTGGATATATCTGTTTTGTATGCCATTTGTGCTTCACGCAAGGCTGTGTCTCAAGCTGGCTGGCAAGATGTGCAATTTGGGATAAATATTGGTTCATCACGTGGGGCGACTTCTCTTTTTGAAGAACATTATTCGTACTTCTCTCAAAATCAAAAATGTATGACGTTGGCATCTCCCACAACCACACTCGGAAATATCGCTACGTGGGTAGGGCAGGATTTGAAAGCTACAGGATTTGAAATGTCACATTCCATTACTTGTTCAACGGCTTTGCACGCTGTGGCAAACGGAATTGCTTGGCTTAAAAGCGGAATGGAAAATCGTTTTTTAGTGGGCGGAAGTGAAGCTCCTTTAACTCCATTCACGATTGCCCAAGCCCAAGCCTTGAAAATTTATAGTAACCTTACTTCTGATTTTCCTTGCAGAGCTATGGATGTGACCAAAAAGCAAAACACAATGGTTTTGGGAGAGGGAGCTGGTGTGTTTTGTTTGGAAAAAGATGCAAAATCAAACCGATTAGCACTCATCACAGGATTAGGATTTGCCACTGAAAAACTAACTCATAGCGTTTCTCTTTCGGCAAACGGCGAATGTTTGCAAAAATCGATGCAAATGGCTTTGGAAAATACAAGTTTGGAAGAAATTGATGTAATTGTAACACATACTCCGGGAACAATTAAAGGAGATTTGGCAGAAATTAATGCAATTCGTGAGGTTTTTGGAGAAAAAATACCGATTTTGACCAATAATAAATGGAAATTAGGGCATACTTTTGGAGCAAGCGGAGCTTTGAGCCTCGAAATGGCAATTTTAATGCTACAAAATCAAACCTTTTACGGAGTTCCTTATATTGAAAATCAAAAAAATATCCCTCAGAAAATCAAAAAGATATTGATAAATGCCGTAGGATTTGGCGGAAATGCAATAAGCCTACTTATTGAAAAATAA
- a CDS encoding carbohydrate-binding family 9-like protein: MKRKIFTLLVFAFSLNIFAQTKPEPKSYIAYRINEKIEIDGKDNETSWKSAEFTDNFIDIEGEKIPHFKTNVKMLYDDDYFYFFAKMEDPHIWATLKQRDTVIFHNNDFEIFLDPDNDSHNYYEFEINALNTVWDLFLTKPYRETNKVLDGWDINGLKSAVYINGTLNNSTDIDKFWSVEVAIPWAAMREAHMQNNIPTKKFWRVNFSRVHWDFDLANGKYDKKRGTDGKYLPEYNWVWSPQWKISMHEPELWGYVYFSDKKVGEKDYFEVPKDETIKRYLYDLYHLSKSNTKTALAQKIKKGTTVFGKKITATFNDNPHFWNISVKSPFSGKILVIMQDGKLQEFEK; the protein is encoded by the coding sequence ATGAAAAGGAAAATTTTTACACTTTTAGTTTTCGCATTTAGTTTGAACATTTTTGCTCAAACCAAACCCGAACCGAAATCGTACATTGCTTATCGGATTAATGAAAAAATAGAAATTGACGGAAAAGACAACGAAACATCTTGGAAATCAGCTGAATTTACAGATAATTTTATTGATATTGAAGGAGAAAAAATTCCGCATTTCAAAACTAATGTAAAAATGCTTTACGATGATGATTATTTCTATTTCTTTGCAAAAATGGAAGACCCACACATTTGGGCAACGCTCAAACAACGAGATACAGTCATTTTTCACAACAATGATTTTGAAATTTTCTTAGACCCTGATAATGACTCACATAATTACTATGAATTTGAAATCAATGCTTTGAATACGGTTTGGGATTTATTCCTCACGAAACCTTACCGCGAAACTAACAAAGTGCTTGACGGTTGGGATATAAACGGATTAAAATCAGCTGTGTATATCAACGGGACGCTTAACAACTCCACTGATATTGACAAATTTTGGAGCGTAGAAGTGGCTATTCCGTGGGCTGCAATGCGGGAGGCACATATGCAAAATAATATTCCAACGAAGAAATTTTGGCGAGTGAACTTCTCACGTGTTCATTGGGATTTTGATTTGGCTAACGGAAAATACGACAAAAAACGAGGAACTGACGGAAAGTACTTGCCCGAATATAACTGGGTTTGGTCACCTCAGTGGAAAATTAGTATGCACGAACCCGAATTATGGGGATATGTGTATTTTTCAGACAAAAAAGTAGGTGAAAAGGACTATTTTGAAGTTCCAAAAGATGAAACCATCAAAAGATATTTGTACGATTTGTATCACTTAAGTAAGTCAAATACAAAAACTGCATTAGCTCAAAAAATCAAGAAAGGAACAACCGTTTTCGGAAAGAAAATAACAGCAACATTCAATGATAATCCACATTTTTGGAATATATCCGTTAAAAGTCCTTTTTCAGGAAAAATACTTGTAATTATGCAAGACGGAAAGTTACAAGAGTTTGAAAAATAG